One window of the Bombus pyrosoma isolate SC7728 linkage group LG5, ASM1482585v1, whole genome shotgun sequence genome contains the following:
- the LOC122567589 gene encoding probable ubiquitin carboxyl-terminal hydrolase FAF-X isoform X1: protein MTIATRGQGVGIDPPDSQQSTQMHSPSGPQQLADTMSGLQLTENVVQTECTNDTLASVEDSNQLHGEPDFPVAKLNMLHEKISSPRWVVPVLPEQELECLLQASIDLCKKGIDVQSEACQRFFREGLTISFTKILTDDAVSSWKMNIQNCINANCERLVDLCILKLDEDWFPLLDLLAMVFNPSNKFHTFNAARVSETVPPGSDIPDEQLYARPPPDSRSPRGWLVDLINRFGSLNGFEILLSRFQSGRNLTVPVIYALIRPFGLCYELLTVHTIVKYLMPIVEMVPVILNNLTDEELKKEAKNESKNDAISAIIKAAKCLVSRVPHQEEMIKNLGILRLKMILRLLQISSFNGKMNALNEVNKVIATVSFYQHRNAIVEEEEWLTAECMAKWIKENGVLEIVLRDSLHQPQYVEKLEKILRFIIKERALTLEDLDAVWAAQAGKHEAIVKNVHDLLAKLAWDFSPEQLDHLFECFQMSWKTANKKQGEKLLELIRRLAEDDKDGVMAHKVLTLFWNLAHSDEVPTEIMDQALNAHVKILDYSCSQERDAQKTIWLDKCVEELKNSDKWALPALKQIREICCLYEPNPNIACHGQRNHHYRQDVIERLQAEHSAVILVTNSLTNYMDKMRQLVKENPDIDGNTYMHDGRYNHIMQVQERLNFLRFLLKDGQLWLCADQAEQIWQCLAEQGVFVSDREACFKWFSKLMGDEPDLDPAINKDFFQNNILQLDPTLLTESGIKCYERFFKAVNSKEGKLKLKRRTFLMDDVDLIGTDYLWRVVTNSPEEIANRAIELLKEVNTNLGPRLQSSVLAFHVTYIGECMDRLKAHYDTVSVLSKVYLEGREEREQQMSNKIKIEAMKMCRVMKVLQEYINECDTTFPGERKILPLHRAVRGKHLSLIIRFANPGRNVDDIEIFTHSNDTLGSLRRQILRRIKANGSNVKLDLFLNGEPLESTDDRKLLSQTPLRDKMLLSAKLSQVNSNLPSSPDSSSDSSTSSPHHPYDGPDAEAENSLPGVVISQRSQYATFFFQLADLGCSLQHAQLRDGARNLLQLVPPDTLTVSRLQSLFGHCKEDDNLDNALCNEQNTTVDSLFFTASSSQVLYNLEVLYSLLMPVLDPMSERAFEFQCNFIKSGEAGVILEMLTKNKFLPNADETTKRAAYLTVLKLCKLLLTTVGNVMACVMDEVQQAGISENHDNHVHNNRGPLAVLKQALQSVPNQNTEYMLRSVATNLAQHLALRMLCGAAESDKCRQLFMQALSWELPDVATIRAIIRLAWAASTGNLNNINASAEMLHTLHEINEKETSNNPDNNDVLVCKEALEVLTIALVLNPTALESLSRDKMWHTFLIDLVLLSTSRVVRMAAAEQFFLISTWYSSGHQPLLFAITLLFTVLNTTVMEHAKQSHEYFQLLCRLLNFAHMSGCPLLTAETLLNIEIAWLKKVRDNVKETGESQVDEAVLEGHLGLTKELLAFLPPSKKFELGSDEKHGVNLIKELVEDFVFPASRLMLQLRSTGELSASQASPVCTTPQSTSAAFDLLVGLCVGCVPNMKLLVTMLTDMFYSERDEPLVEWDYLPPVGLRPLKGFVGLKNAGATCYMNSVLQQLYMVESIRVGLLAAEGAATDLNEDFSGEERIEGEQTIEANDNDTNEEKCGADESRKEYNIGILKQVQAIFGHLAYSKLQYYIPRGLWKHFKLQGEPVNLREQQDAVEFFMSLVESLDEALKALGHEQIMSKILGGSYSDQKICKGCPHRYSKEEPFSLISVDIRNHSNLLDSLEQYVKGELLEGADAYHCDKCNKKVVTVKRLCVKKLPPVLAIQLKRFEYDYERVCAIKFNDYFEFPRDLDMEPYTVSGLAKLEGEVIDCDYEESVKGTCTKYQLTGIVVHSGQASGGHYYSYILHRQNDGVAKWYKFDDGDVTECKMEEEEEMKSQCFGGDYLGEVFDHMLKRMSYRKQKRWWNAYMLFYTRLDVEENSLMKSVNELSLYTKLGVMKMPPAIEYSVRKQNIKFMHNRNQFSAEYFQFIKKLVSCNPHNINRQNMNEKLNPEQEELAMLSVQLASRFLFYTGFHTKKTLRGNATDWYDIVCHHLRSSKTVRSWFAHNVLFNHPHRFCEYLLSCPSTEVRTAFLKILVFLAHISLLDGPCVPPSLNAPTILLDPTATLSDHLLHAVLSLLHREISDHGRHLPHYFSLFHTYASLGLAEKAQLLKLNVPVTFMLVAIDEGPGPTIKYQYPELTKLHQVVSMLIRCCDVSSKAHSSLAQSGVAPLPNPYGDPACQNEYLMPIQPQAADILFVKNSYMKKLIEDADVNVTEDTVKLLQYCCWENPHVSRTVLSELLWQIGFSFAHEIKHHTDLLLAVLLMEDSWQTHRVHNALKGVPDEREGLFEIIQRSKHHYQKRGYQCIKCMVQLFSKCRPAHQLLHHSSELKRKWIHATDWLHEELDKRPYASAAPYTHAYSNWSPPAQSNDSANGYVLERSNSAKKTLERACELCPDEEQEVEDTSEDCTEETEKYQPQNRDILRSRRSLVWGCIGYPDVTVMQQMQEEQQSQPRPSPVHTPLWSQSPVILTPPAHQLHSPQNCESSQNTSQDP from the exons ATGACGATTGCCACAAGAGGCCAAGGAGTAGGCATAGACCCTCCTGACAGCCAGCAAAGTACACag atgcacagtCCATCGGGCCCACAACAATTAGCTGACACAATGTCGGGACTTCAACTCACGGAGAATGTGGTACAAACAGAATGCACCAATGATACCTTAGCTTCAGTAGAGGATAGTAATCAGCTCCATGGCGAGCCAGATTTTCCTGTTGCAAAACTCAATATGCttcatgaaaaaatatctagTCCACGATGGGTTGTACCAGTTCTGCCAGAGCAAGAGTTAGAGTGCCTGTTACAAGCCAGTATCGATCTTTGTAAAAAAG GAATTGATGTACAAAGTGAAGCGTGTCAACGCTTTTTTCGAGAAGGACTCACTATTTCTTTTACCAAAATATTGACTGATGATGCAGTAAGTAGTTGGAAAATGAACattcaaaattgtattaatgCAAACTGTGAGCGGTTAGTGGATCTATGTATCCTGAAACTAGATGAGGACTGGTTTCCTCTTCTTGATTTGCTGGCAATGGTTTTTAATCCTAGTAATAA atTTCATACGTTTAATGCTGCAAGGGTCTCTGAAACTGTACCTCCAGGAAGTGATATTCCTGATGAACAGCTTTATGCAAGGCCACCTCCTGATTCAAGAAGTCCTCGTGGTTGGCTTGTGGATCTCATAAATAG gtTTGGAAGCCTTAAcggatttgaaattttgctcTCTAGATTTCAGAGCGGCCGAAATTTAACAGTACCAGTTATTTACGCTTTAATCAGACCTTTCGGTTTATGTTATGAACTACTTACTGTTCACACAATAGTTAAATATCTGATGCCTATTGTG gAAATGGTGCctgtaattttgaataatttaactgATGAGGAATTAAAGAAGGAGGCGAAAAATGAATCAAAAAATGATGCAATATCAGCTATAATCAAAGCCGCCAAATGTTTAGTTTCACGAGTACCACACCAAGaggaaatgattaaaaatttgggAATTCTGAGACTGAAAATGATATTGAGACTCttacaaatttcttcatttaatggaaaaatgaatGCCTTAAATGAAGTAAATAAAGTCATCGCCACTGTTAGTTTTTACCAACATCGAAATGCAATTGTTGAAGAAGAGGAATGGCTTACTGCGGAATGCATGGCT AAATGGATAAAGGAAAACGGAGtattagaaattgttttaagaGATTCGTTACATCAGCCTCAATATGTTGAAAAGTTGGAAAAGATTTTACgctttattataaaagaacgAGCATTAACTTTAGAAGATTTAGATGCTGTTTGGGCAGCACAAGCCGGGAAACATGAAGCTATTGTGAAAAATGTTCATGATTTGTTAGCCAAACTCGCTTGGGATTTTAGCCCTGAGCAACTTGACCATTTATTCGAATGTTTTCAG ATGAGTTGGAAGACTGCTAATAAGAAAcaaggagaaaaattattagaattaattcGGAGATTAGCAGAAGATGATAAAGATGGTGTAATGGCACATAAg gtGTTAACTCTGTTTTGGAATTTGGCTCATTCTGACGAGGTGCCTACAGAAATAATGGATCAAGCATTAAATGCTCATGTAAAAATTCTTGATTATTCGTGTTCACAAGAAAGGGATGCTCAAAAGACAATTTGGTTAGACAAATGCGTGGAAGAACTAAAGAATAGTGATAAGTGGGCTTTGCCTGCATTAAAACAAATTCGGGAAATATGCTGCCTTTATGAACCAAACCCTAATATAGCATGTCATGGTCAACGGAATCATCATTATAG GCAAGATGTTATAGAACGACTTCAAGCAGAACATTCTGCAGTAATTCTCGTGACAAACagtttaacaaattatatggATAAAATGCGGCAGTTGGTTAAGGAAAATCCAGATATTGATGGAAATACTTACATGCACGATGGTCGCTACAATCATATTATGCAAGTACAGGAAAGACTTAATTTCCTCCGTTTCTTGTTGAAG GATGGTCAACTATGGTTATGCGCGGATCAAGCTGAACAGATTTGGCAATGTTTAGCTGAACAAGGTGTATTTGTATCCGATCGTGAAGCATGTTTCAAATggttttcaaaattaatgggAGATGAACCAGATCTTGATCCAGCAATAAATAAGGACTTTTtccaaaataatatattacaattagatCCGACATTACTTACGGAAAGTGGTATCAAATGTTATGAAAGATTTTTCAAGGCAGTCAATTCtaaggaaggaaaattaaaattaaaaaggagaACGTTTCTAATGGATGACGTTGACCTAATTGGTACAGATTATTTGTGGCGC GTCGTGACCAATAGCCCCGAAGAAATAGCAAATCGAgctatagaattattaaaagaagtGAATACTAATTTAGGACCACGACTTCAGTCATCAGTTTTGGCATTTCACGTGACATATATAGGAGAGTGTATGGACAGATTGAAAGCACATTATGATACTGTATCTGTCTTGAGTAAAGTATACCTTGAAGGAAGGGAAGAACGCGAACAGCaaatgtcaaataaaattaaaatagaagcTATGAAAATGTGCCGTGTTATGAAAGTTTTACaggaatatataaatgaatgtGATACGACATTTCCAggagaacgaaaaatattgccATTACATAG agCAGTTCGTGGGAAACACCTATCTCTTATCATTCGTTTTGCGAATCCTGGTCGTAATGTGGATGATATAGAGATATTTACACATAGCAACGACACTTTGGGGTCATTAAGGCGACAAATATTACGCAGAATTAAGGCAAATGGATCAAATGTGAAACTTGACTTATTTCTTAATGGAGAACCTTTGGAGTCAACAGATGACAGAAAATTACTTTCCCAAACTCCATTGAGAGATAAAATG CTGTTGTCTGCAAAACTAAGTCAAGTAAACAGCAACTTACCGAGTTCGCCAGATAGTAGCTCAGATAGTTCTACCAGTTCTCCACACCATCCATATGATGGGCCAGATGCAGAAGCAGAAAACAGTTTACCCGGAGTG GTCATATCGCAAAGATCGCAGTATGCTACATTCTTCTTTCAGTTAGCAGATCTTGGATGTAGTCTTCAACACGCGCAATTACGCGATGGTGCAAGGAACCTTTTACAACTGGTGCCACCAGATACACTTACTGTATCACGATTGCAGTCGTTATTCGGTCATTGCAAAGAAGACGACAATTTAGATAATGCTCTTTGTAATGAACAAAATACTACAGtagattctttattttttactgcAAGTTCTAGCCaagttttatacaatttagAG gttttatatagtttattaatgCCAGTTTTAGATCCAATGTCAGAAAGAGCGTTTGAGTTTCAGTGCAACTTTATAAAAAGTGGCGAAGCTGGTGTTATTCTTGAAATgttaactaaaaataaatttctaccaAATGCAGACGAAACTACTAAACGAGCAGCTTATTTAACGGtgttaaaattatgtaaactCTTATTAACGACAGTGGGTAATGTGATGGCCTGTGTAATGGATGAAGTGCAGCAAGCTGGTATTTCGGAAAATCACGATAATCATGTTCACAACAATCGAGGCCCATTAGCGGTTTTGAAACAAGCCTTACAAAGTGTACCTAATCAGAATACTGAGTATATGTTGAGAAGCGTAGCAACGAACTTGGCGCAGCATTTAGCGCTTCGAATGTTATGTGGAGCAGCGGAATCTGACAAATGTCGGCAACTTTTTATGCAAGCCCTTTCCTGGGAGCTACCAGACGTAGCTACTATTCGTGCCATAATTAGGCTAGCATGGGCAGCATCGAcaggtaatttaaataatataaatgctTCTGCTGAGATGCTCCATACACTTcacgaaataaacgaaaaggaaacgtCAAATAATCCTGACAATAACGATGTGTTAGTATGTAAAGAAGCATTAGAAGTTCTGACAATCGCTTTGGTACTGAATCCAACTGCGTTAGAATCATTATCAAGAGATAAAATGTGGCATACGTTTTTAATAGACCTTGTTCTCTTGAGTACATCGAGAGTGGTTAGAATGGCTGCGGCTGAACAGTTTTTTCTTATATCAACGTGGTACAGTAGTGGTCATCAACCATTACTTTTTGCAATAACGCTACTTTTCACTGTTTTAAACACTACGGTTATGGAGCACGCAAAACAGAGTCATGAGTATTTTCAGCTTTTATGTAGGCTGCTAAACTTTGCACACATGTCAGGATGTCCTCTTCTGACTGCTGAAACATTATTGAACATCGAAATAGCATGGTTAAAGAAAGTACGAGACAATGTTAAAGAAACTGGAGAAAGTCAAGTCGATGAAGCTGTCCTTGAAGGTCATCTTGGTCTTACTAAAGAATTACTAGCTTTTCTACCTCCGAGTAAAAAGTTTGAACTTGGCTCTGATGAAAAACACGGCGTAAATTTGATTAAGGAATTAGTCGAAGATTTTGTATTTCCTGCATCGCGTCTTATGCTGCAACTGCGTAGCACTGGAGAGCTAAGTGCTTCGCAAGCGAGCCCAGTATGCACGACTCCTCAATCAACTAGCGCAGCATTTGATTTACTTGTAGGTCTTTGTGTAGGCTGTGTACCTAACATGAAACTTCTAGTCACAATGCTCACTGATATGTTCTACTCTGAGAGAGATGAACCGCTAGTAGAATGGGATTATTTACCACCAGTCGGGCTTAGGCCACTGAAAGGCTTTGTAGGTTTAAAGAACGCTGGTGCAACTTGTTACATGAACTCAGTATTACAACAATTGTACATGGTTGAAAGTATAAGAGTCGGACTTTTGGCTGCAGAAGGTGCAGCGACAGATTTGAATGAAGATTTTTCtggagaagaaagaattgaAGGAGAACAAACGATAGAAGCAAACGATAATGAtacaaatgaagaaaaatgtggAGCAGACGAATCTCGAAAGGAATATAATATTGGTATTTTAAAGCAAGTTCAAGCAATCTTTGGTCATCTAGCATATAgcaaattacaatattatataccTAGAGGTCTTTGGAAACACTTTAA acTTCAAGGTGAGCCTGTAAATCTTAGAGAACAACAAGATgcagtagaattttttatgagCTTAGTGGAAAGCTTAGATGAGGCATTGAAAGCCTTAGGACATGAACAGATAATGAGCAAGATTCTTGGTGGTTCATATAGTGACCAGAAAATCTGCAAAGGTTGCCCTCATAG ATATTCCAAGGAGGAGCCGTTTAGTTTGATAAGCGTGGATATCAGGAATCACAGTAATTTACTGGACTCTCTTGAACAATATGTGAAAGGAGAATTATTGGAAGGTGCAGACGCTTATCATTGCgacaaatgtaataaaaag gtCGTAACAGTAAAACGATTATGTGTAAAGAAGTTGCCACCTGTTTTAGcgatacaattaaaaagatttgaaTATGATTACGAAAGAGTTTGCgctataaaatttaacgattattttgaatttccaAGAGATTTGGATATGGAACCTTATACTGTTTCTGGGCTCGCTAAACTGGAGGGAGAAGTTATAGACTGTGATTACGAGGAATCGGTGAAAGGGACTTGTactaaatatcaattaactGGCATCGTAGTACATAGTGGCCAGGCTAGTGGTGGTCATTATTATTCGTATATCCTACATAG ACAAAATGATGGCGTTGCAAAATGGTATAAGTTCGACGATGGCGATGTTACGGAATGTAAAatggaggaagaggaagaaatgaaatcgCAATGTTTCGGCGGTGATTACTTGGGAGAAGTGTTTGATCATATGCTTAAAAGAATGAGTTACCGGAAACAAAAACGATGGTGGAATGCctatatgttattttataccaGATTAGAtgtagaagaaaattctttaatgAAAAGTGTTAATGAATTATCCTTGT ATACGAAACTAGGAGTTATGAAAATGCCCCCAGCTATCGAATATAGTGTCAGAAAACAGAATATCAAGTTCATGCATAATCGAAACCAGTTTAGcgcagaatattttcaatttattaaaaaacttgTATCTTGTAATCCCCATAACATCAATAGAcaaaatatgaatgaaaaactT aatCCTGAGCAGGAAGAACTTGCAATGCTATCCGTACAATTAGCATCGAGATTCCTGTTTTACACAGGTTTTCATACTAAGAAAACTTTACGCGGTAACGCAACGGATTGGTATGACATCGTTTGTCATCATTTACGTAGTAGCAAAACAGTACGATCCTGGTTTGCTCATAATGTCCTATTTAATCATCCACATAG ATTTTGCGAATATCTTTTGAGCTGTCCTAGTACAGAAGTTCGTACGgcatttctcaaaattttgGTATTTCTCGCACACATTTCCTTACTGGATGGCCCATGCGTGCCGCCTAGTTTAAACGCACCAA CTATACTTTTAGATCCAACAGCAACACTCAGTGATCATTTATTGCATGCAGTACTTTCTTTACTTCATCGTGAAATCTCAGATCATGGCCGCCATTTACCACAttatttctctctgtttcacACGTATGCATCGCTTGGTCTCGCTGAAAAGGCCCAATTGCTTAAG TTAAATGTGCCGGTTACGTTTATGTTGGTTGCTATCGACGAAGGACCCGGACCTACGATAAAATATCAGTATCCTGAATTAACTAAATTGCATCAGGTAGTTAGTATGTTGATACGCTGTTGCGACGTGTCATCGAAAGCACACTCGAGTCTTGCACAGTCAGGCGTAGCACCTTTACCAAACCCGTATGGTGACCCGGCATGtcaaaatgaatatttgatgCCTATTCAGCCGCAGGCAGCAGATATTCTCTTCGTTAAGAACAG ttatatgaaaaaattgatcgaagaTGCAGACGTTAACGTTACTGAAGATACAGTgaaattattgcaatattgTTGTTGGGAGAATCCTCATGTGTCACGAACCGTTCTCAGTGAATTATTATGGCAGATTGGATTTTCTTTCGCACATGAAATAAAACATCATACTGACCTATTACTTGCTGTACTTCTTATGGAGGACTCGTGGCAAACTCATCGTGTTCATAATGCTCTGAAAG GCGTACCAGATGAAAGAGAAGGTTTATTCGAGATAATACAAAGAAGTAAACATCATTATCAGAAAAGAGGTTATCAATGCATTAAATGCATGGTGCAGCTCTTCAGTAAGTGTCGACCTGCTCATCAGCTCCTGCATCATAGCTCCGAATTGAAGAGGAAGTGGATACACGCTACCGACTGGCTTCACGAAGAACTCGATAAA agaCCGTATGCTTCTGCGGCACCATATACTCATGCGTATAGTAATTGGTCTCCACCAGCTCAGTCCAATGACTCTGCGAATGGTTATGTTTTGGAGCGTAGTAATAGCGCGAAGAAAACATTAGAAAGAGCATGCGAACTTTGTCCGGATGAAGAACAGGAGGTAGAGGATACAAGCGAAGATTGCACTGAGGAGACAGAAAAGTACCAACCACAGAATAGAGACATATTGCGATCGAGACGTAGTTTAGTATGGGGATGTATAGG TTATCCTGACGTCACTGTTATGCAACAAATGCAAGAGGAACAACAATCTCAGCCTAGACCATCTCCAGTTCATACTCCTCTTTGGTCCCAATCCCCGGTTATACTCACACCACCAGCTCATCAGTTACATAGTCCACAGAACTGTGAGTCGTCACAAAATACCAGCCAGGATCCATAA